In Pseudomonas poae, a single genomic region encodes these proteins:
- a CDS encoding ATP-binding cassette domain-containing protein, which produces MSADNAYAVELKGLTFKRGTRSIFNNVDIRIPRGKVTGIMGPSGCGKTTLLRLMGMQLRPSAGEVWVNGQNLPTLSRSDLFDARKHMGVLFQSGALFTDLDVFENVAFPLRVHTQLSDEMIRDIVLLKLQAVGLRGAIDLMPDELSGGMKRRVALARAIALDPQILMYDEPFVGQDPIAMGVLVRLIRLLNDALGITSIVVSHDLAETASIADYLYVVGDGQVLGQGTPEELMNADNPRIRQFMTGDPDGPVPFHFPAADYRSDLLGKR; this is translated from the coding sequence ATGAGTGCCGATAACGCCTACGCGGTCGAGCTGAAGGGACTGACCTTCAAGCGCGGGACGCGCAGCATCTTCAATAACGTCGATATTCGCATTCCCCGCGGCAAGGTCACGGGCATCATGGGGCCTTCCGGTTGCGGCAAGACCACCCTGTTGCGGCTAATGGGCATGCAGTTGCGCCCCAGCGCCGGCGAAGTGTGGGTCAACGGCCAGAATTTGCCGACGCTGTCGCGCAGTGATCTGTTCGATGCGCGCAAGCACATGGGCGTGCTGTTCCAGAGTGGCGCGCTGTTCACCGACCTCGACGTTTTCGAAAACGTAGCTTTCCCGCTGCGGGTGCATACCCAGCTGTCTGATGAAATGATTCGTGACATTGTGTTGCTGAAACTGCAGGCCGTAGGCCTTCGCGGTGCCATCGACCTGATGCCCGATGAACTGTCCGGCGGCATGAAGCGGCGTGTGGCCCTGGCGCGTGCCATAGCCCTCGACCCGCAGATCCTCATGTACGACGAGCCCTTCGTCGGCCAGGACCCGATCGCCATGGGCGTCCTCGTGCGCCTGATCCGCCTGCTCAACGACGCGCTGGGCATCACCAGCATCGTGGTTTCCCACGATCTTGCAGAAACCGCGAGCATTGCCGATTACCTCTACGTGGTCGGCGACGGCCAGGTACTGGGGCAGGGCACGCCTGAAGAGCTGATGAACGCCGATAACCCGCGCATTCGCCAATTCATGACCGGCGATCCCGATGGCCCAGTGCCGTTTCACTTTCCGGCAGCGGACTACCGCTCAGATCTTCTGGGGAAGCGCTGA
- the raiA gene encoding ribosome-associated translation inhibitor RaiA, giving the protein MQVNISGHHVEVTPPLRDYVEQKLKRLEGHFDKITNVQVIMKVDKLQQKIEATLQIPGGEVVANAEHEDMYASIDALTDKLDRQLKKHKEKQQSLLQGTGR; this is encoded by the coding sequence ATGCAAGTCAACATCAGTGGACACCATGTAGAAGTCACCCCTCCACTGCGCGACTACGTCGAGCAGAAGCTGAAAAGGCTTGAGGGTCATTTTGACAAGATCACCAATGTGCAAGTGATCATGAAGGTCGACAAACTTCAGCAGAAAATCGAAGCGACCCTACAGATTCCCGGTGGCGAAGTAGTCGCCAATGCCGAGCATGAAGACATGTATGCATCGATCGATGCCTTGACTGACAAGCTTGACCGCCAACTTAAAAAGCATAAGGAAAAGCAGCAGAGCCTTCTTCAGGGCACAGGCCGCTAA
- a CDS encoding KpsF/GutQ family sugar-phosphate isomerase codes for MSQSSDLIQSAQRTIRLELEAVEGLLAHIDADFVRACEIILASKGRVVVVGMGKSGHVGNKIAATLASTGTTAFFVHPAEASHGDMGMITKDDIILALSNSGTTNEIVTLLPLIKRLGIKMISVTGNPESTLAKAAEVNLNVHVAHEACPLNLAPTSSTTAALVMGDALAVALLEARGFTAEDFAFSHPGGALGRRLLLKVENVMHSGDELPHVQRGTLLKEALMEMTRKGLGMTVILEADGTLAGVFTDGDLRRTLDRTIDIHTATIDAVMTPHGKTARPEMLAAEALKIMEDHKIGALVVVDSGNHPIGALNMHDLLRAGVM; via the coding sequence ATGAGCCAATCCAGCGACCTTATTCAATCCGCACAACGCACCATCCGCCTTGAGCTTGAAGCCGTGGAAGGCTTGCTGGCGCATATCGACGCAGATTTCGTACGCGCCTGCGAGATAATTCTGGCCAGCAAAGGCCGCGTTGTCGTGGTAGGCATGGGCAAGTCGGGCCACGTCGGCAACAAGATCGCCGCCACCCTGGCCAGCACCGGAACCACCGCTTTTTTTGTACACCCCGCCGAAGCCAGCCACGGCGACATGGGCATGATCACCAAGGATGACATCATCCTGGCGCTGTCCAACTCCGGCACCACCAACGAAATTGTGACCCTGCTGCCGTTGATCAAGCGCCTGGGTATCAAGATGATCAGCGTAACCGGCAACCCGGAGTCGACACTGGCCAAGGCCGCCGAGGTGAACCTGAATGTTCACGTCGCCCATGAGGCTTGCCCGCTGAACCTGGCCCCGACCTCCTCCACCACCGCTGCCTTGGTCATGGGTGATGCCCTGGCCGTCGCGTTGCTGGAAGCACGTGGATTTACCGCTGAAGACTTCGCGTTTTCCCACCCGGGTGGCGCCCTGGGCCGCCGCCTGCTGCTGAAAGTGGAAAACGTCATGCACTCGGGCGATGAACTGCCTCACGTCCAGCGCGGCACTTTGCTGAAGGAAGCGCTGATGGAAATGACCCGCAAGGGGCTGGGCATGACCGTCATTCTGGAAGCCGACGGCACCCTGGCCGGGGTGTTCACCGACGGCGATCTGCGCCGCACCCTGGATCGCACCATTGATATCCACACCGCAACCATTGATGCGGTAATGACGCCTCACGGCAAGACTGCACGCCCTGAAATGCTGGCAGCCGAAGCCTTGAAAATCATGGAAGACCACAAGATCGGCGCGCTGGTGGTGGTCGATAGCGGCAACCACCCGATTGGCGCCCTGAACATGCACGACTTGCTGCGTGCGGGAGTGATGTAA
- a CDS encoding HAD family hydrolase gives MTGDLLKRGKHIKLAIFDVDGVLTDGRLYFLEDGSEFKTFNTLDGQGIKMLMAAGVQTAIISGRKTPVVERRAQNLGIPHLYQGREDKLVVLDELLGQLNLSYEQVAYLGDDLPDLPVIRRVGLGMAVANAASFVREHAHGITTARGGEGAAREFCELILRAQGSLEAAHAAYL, from the coding sequence ATGACAGGCGATCTGCTAAAACGCGGCAAGCACATCAAACTGGCAATCTTTGACGTCGACGGCGTACTGACCGATGGCCGCCTGTACTTCCTGGAAGACGGCAGTGAATTCAAGACCTTCAACACCCTCGATGGCCAGGGCATCAAGATGCTGATGGCGGCGGGCGTGCAAACGGCGATTATCAGCGGCAGAAAAACCCCCGTTGTGGAACGTCGCGCACAAAACCTGGGGATTCCTCACCTGTATCAGGGCCGCGAGGATAAACTGGTGGTTCTGGACGAGCTTCTTGGCCAACTCAACCTAAGCTATGAGCAGGTCGCTTATTTAGGCGATGACCTGCCCGACTTGCCGGTGATTCGTCGAGTAGGACTGGGCATGGCCGTCGCCAATGCGGCGTCGTTTGTTCGCGAGCACGCCCATGGCATCACCACCGCCCGTGGCGGCGAAGGTGCCGCCCGCGAGTTCTGCGAACTGATCCTGCGCGCCCAAGGCAGCCTTGAAGCGGCCCACGCCGCCTACCTATAG
- a CDS encoding ABC transporter substrate-binding protein: protein MISTLRRGLLVLLAALPLMANAAGSAHDLVQDTTNKMLADLTANKEQYKQDPTKFYDALNSIVGPVVDAEGISRSIMTVKYSRKATPAQMLTFQENFKKGLFQFYGNALLEYNNQGITVAPAGDESGDRTSVNMSVKGNNGAVYPVQYTLEKVNGEWKLRNVIINGINIGKLFRDQFADAMQRNGNDLDKTINGWAGEVAKAKEETDKQAAGKPAQ from the coding sequence ATGATCTCTACCTTGCGACGTGGCCTGCTGGTACTGCTTGCAGCGCTGCCGCTGATGGCTAACGCGGCGGGTTCTGCGCACGACCTGGTGCAGGACACGACCAACAAGATGTTGGCTGACCTGACGGCGAACAAAGAACAGTACAAGCAAGACCCGACCAAGTTCTACGACGCGCTGAACAGCATTGTCGGCCCTGTGGTCGATGCCGAAGGCATTTCCCGCAGCATCATGACGGTCAAGTATTCGCGTAAGGCCACCCCGGCGCAGATGCTGACTTTCCAGGAAAACTTCAAGAAGGGCCTGTTCCAGTTCTACGGCAACGCGCTGCTTGAGTACAACAACCAGGGCATTACCGTGGCGCCAGCGGGCGATGAGTCGGGCGACCGCACCAGCGTCAATATGAGCGTCAAAGGCAACAACGGCGCGGTCTACCCTGTGCAGTACACGCTGGAGAAGGTCAACGGCGAGTGGAAGCTGCGTAACGTGATCATCAACGGCATCAATATCGGCAAGCTGTTCCGTGACCAGTTCGCCGACGCCATGCAGCGCAATGGCAACGACCTGGACAAGACCATCAATGGTTGGGCCGGTGAAGTGGCCAAGGCCAAGGAAGAGACCGACAAGCAAGCCGCTGGGAAGCCTGCGCAATGA
- the mlaD gene encoding outer membrane lipid asymmetry maintenance protein MlaD, with the protein MQNRTVEIGVGLFLLAGILALLLLALRVSGLSASPTADTYKLYAYFDNIAGLTVRAKVTMAGVTIGKVTAIDLDRDSFTGRVTMQVDKKVDNLPTDSTASILTAGLLGEKYIGVSVGGETALLKDGSTIHDTQSSLVLEDLIGKFLLNTVNKDAK; encoded by the coding sequence ATGCAAAACCGCACTGTGGAAATCGGTGTCGGCCTTTTCTTGCTGGCTGGCATCCTGGCTTTACTGTTGCTGGCCCTGCGAGTCAGCGGCCTTTCGGCCAGCCCCACCGCCGATACTTATAAACTTTACGCGTACTTCGACAATATCGCCGGTTTGACTGTCAGAGCTAAAGTGACCATGGCTGGTGTAACCATCGGCAAGGTCACGGCAATCGATCTGGACCGCGACAGCTTCACCGGCCGTGTGACGATGCAAGTGGATAAGAAGGTAGATAATCTGCCGACCGACTCCACGGCATCTATCCTCACTGCGGGTCTGCTGGGCGAAAAGTACATCGGTGTCAGCGTGGGTGGGGAAACAGCCCTGCTCAAGGATGGTTCGACCATCCACGACACGCAGTCGTCGCTGGTGCTTGAGGACCTGATCGGTAAATTCCTGCTCAATACGGTCAATAAAGACGCCAAATGA
- the lptB gene encoding LPS export ABC transporter ATP-binding protein: protein MATLKAQHLAKAYKSRQVVRDVSLSIDSGQIVGLLGPNGAGKTTCFYMIVGLVQADQGRVLIDDLDVSHQPMHGRARAGIGYLPQEASIFRKLSVADNIMAILETRKELDRDGRRKELESLLQEFHINHIRDNLGMSLSGGERRRVEIARALATAPKFILLDEPFAGVDPISVGDIKQIIHHLKAKGIGVLITDHNVRETLDICETAYIVNDGQLIAEGDSATILANELVKEVYLGHEFRL, encoded by the coding sequence ATGGCAACCCTGAAAGCCCAGCATCTGGCCAAGGCCTATAAAAGCCGTCAGGTCGTGCGCGACGTCAGCCTGTCGATCGACAGCGGCCAGATCGTCGGCTTGCTCGGCCCTAACGGCGCCGGCAAGACCACTTGCTTCTACATGATCGTCGGCCTGGTCCAGGCCGACCAGGGTCGTGTATTGATCGACGACCTGGACGTCAGCCACCAGCCGATGCACGGTCGTGCTCGTGCGGGTATCGGCTATCTGCCCCAAGAAGCGTCGATCTTCCGCAAACTATCGGTTGCCGACAACATCATGGCGATCCTCGAGACCCGCAAGGAACTCGACCGTGACGGCCGCCGCAAAGAGCTGGAAAGCCTGCTGCAGGAATTCCACATCAACCACATCCGCGACAACCTCGGCATGAGCCTGTCCGGTGGTGAGCGCCGTCGCGTGGAAATCGCCCGGGCCCTGGCCACTGCGCCCAAGTTCATCCTGCTGGACGAACCGTTTGCCGGCGTCGACCCCATTTCGGTCGGCGACATCAAGCAGATCATCCATCACCTCAAGGCCAAGGGCATCGGTGTACTGATCACCGACCACAACGTGCGTGAAACCCTCGATATCTGCGAAACCGCCTATATCGTCAACGACGGCCAGCTGATCGCCGAAGGTGACTCCGCCACCATCCTGGCCAACGAACTGGTCAAGGAAGTGTACCTGGGTCACGAGTTCCGCCTGTAA
- the lptA gene encoding lipopolysaccharide transport periplasmic protein LptA, translating to MRLVKTLPILLGLGAALGSVSAWALPNDSQQPIHISADDAQLDDKQGVATYTGGVIITQGSMKITGNTVTLTRTQSGDIDVVTSVGNLAYFEQKQAATDTAPMKGYGKTIQYHAQQNRIVLIDQAKVLSPDGNSTEGEKITYDTVKQVANAGRANGSKVTAPRPRIDMVIQPKKKAE from the coding sequence ATGAGGCTCGTTAAAACTCTCCCTATTTTGCTCGGTCTGGGCGCAGCACTGGGAAGCGTGAGCGCCTGGGCTCTGCCGAACGATAGCCAGCAGCCGATCCACATCTCCGCTGACGATGCGCAACTGGACGACAAGCAAGGCGTTGCCACTTACACAGGCGGCGTGATCATCACCCAGGGCTCGATGAAGATCACCGGCAACACGGTTACGCTGACTCGCACGCAGTCCGGCGACATCGACGTGGTGACCTCGGTGGGCAACCTGGCTTACTTCGAGCAAAAGCAGGCGGCTACCGATACAGCGCCAATGAAGGGCTACGGCAAGACTATCCAGTATCACGCCCAGCAAAACCGCATTGTCCTGATCGACCAAGCCAAGGTCCTCAGCCCCGATGGCAACTCCACGGAAGGTGAAAAAATCACCTATGACACCGTGAAACAGGTCGCCAACGCCGGCCGTGCCAATGGCAGCAAGGTGACAGCACCACGCCCACGTATCGACATGGTTATCCAGCCGAAGAAGAAGGCCGAGTAA
- a CDS encoding ATP phosphoribosyltransferase, with translation MLTIALSKGRILDDTLPLLAEAGIVPTENPDKSRKLIIPTTQDDVRLLIVRATDVPTYVEHGAADLGVAGKDVLMEYGGQGLYEPLDLRIALCKLMTAGRVGDVEPKGRLRVATKFVNVAKRYYAEQGRQVDIIKLYGSMELAPLIGLADKIIDVVDTGNTLRANGLEPQEFIADISSRLIVNKASMKMQHARIQALIDILRKAVESRHRG, from the coding sequence ATGTTGACCATCGCACTGTCCAAGGGCCGCATCCTTGACGACACTTTGCCGCTTCTGGCTGAAGCGGGCATCGTGCCGACCGAGAATCCGGACAAGAGCCGCAAGCTGATCATCCCGACGACCCAGGACGACGTTCGCCTGTTGATCGTGCGGGCTACCGACGTGCCGACCTACGTTGAGCATGGTGCGGCCGACCTGGGCGTCGCCGGTAAAGACGTGTTGATGGAGTACGGCGGCCAGGGCTTGTACGAGCCTCTGGACCTGCGTATTGCCCTGTGCAAGCTGATGACTGCCGGCCGTGTTGGTGATGTCGAGCCCAAGGGGCGCCTGCGGGTTGCCACCAAGTTCGTCAACGTTGCCAAGCGTTACTACGCTGAGCAAGGCCGTCAGGTCGACATCATCAAGCTCTACGGCTCGATGGAGCTGGCACCGCTGATCGGCCTGGCCGACAAGATCATCGACGTAGTCGACACCGGCAACACCCTGCGTGCCAACGGTCTTGAACCGCAAGAATTTATTGCCGATATCAGCTCCCGCCTGATCGTCAACAAAGCATCGATGAAGATGCAGCACGCCCGTATCCAGGCGTTGATCGACATCCTGCGCAAGGCAGTGGAGTCGCGACACCGCGGTTGA
- the lptC gene encoding LPS export ABC transporter periplasmic protein LptC gives MKRPTPPTYRAFYAEQKIRNFLLFGVIAALFLAVGYWNISPERFLDQPAAQVDEGAIDYYAINAKSVQFLPDGKVQYEMTSDKVEHLKATEVTLLTNPDMNIYRGTEFPWHVTSKRGEVNPDGTEVELIDSVRVARTDDKNRDTVITSSRMTVFPQKQYAQTEQDVRIDGAGGVSTGKGMKAYLKESRIHLLSNVRGQYEAR, from the coding sequence TTGAAGCGGCCCACGCCGCCTACCTATAGAGCGTTTTATGCTGAGCAAAAGATTCGCAACTTCCTGTTATTCGGGGTCATTGCCGCGCTGTTCCTGGCGGTGGGCTACTGGAATATCAGCCCGGAGCGCTTCCTCGACCAACCGGCTGCACAGGTTGATGAGGGCGCTATCGACTATTACGCGATCAACGCCAAAAGCGTGCAATTCCTGCCCGACGGCAAGGTGCAGTACGAAATGACCTCGGACAAGGTTGAACACCTGAAGGCTACCGAAGTCACTCTACTGACCAACCCGGACATGAACATCTACCGTGGCACCGAGTTCCCGTGGCACGTCACCAGCAAGCGTGGCGAGGTCAACCCGGACGGCACCGAGGTCGAACTGATCGACTCCGTGCGCGTTGCGCGCACCGACGACAAGAATCGCGACACCGTGATTACCAGCAGTCGCATGACCGTATTCCCGCAGAAGCAATATGCGCAGACCGAGCAAGACGTTAGAATCGACGGCGCTGGCGGTGTATCGACTGGCAAAGGAATGAAAGCGTATTTGAAAGAAAGCAGGATACACCTGCTATCGAACGTAAGAGGACAGTATGAGGCTCGTTAA
- the mlaE gene encoding lipid asymmetry maintenance ABC transporter permease subunit MlaE — protein sequence MRKTSLIEKVRLFGRSGIDIVEVLGRSTIFLFHALLGRGGIGGGFGLLIKQLHAVGVMSLVIIVVSGVFIGMVLALQGFNILSSYGSEQAVGQMVALTLLRELGPVVTALLFAGRAGSALTAEIGNMKSTEQLSSLEMIGVDPLKYIVAPRLWAGFISLPLLAMIFSVVGIWGGSWVAVDWLGVYDGSYWANMQNSVTFSGDVLNGIIKSIVFAFVVTWIAVFQGYDCEPTSEGISRATTKTVVYASLAVLGLDFILTALMFGDF from the coding sequence ATGCGCAAGACATCTCTCATCGAGAAGGTTCGCCTTTTCGGTCGCTCGGGCATCGACATCGTCGAAGTGCTGGGCCGTTCGACGATTTTCCTGTTCCACGCCTTGCTCGGCCGCGGCGGCATTGGCGGTGGCTTTGGCCTGTTGATCAAGCAGTTGCATGCTGTAGGTGTGATGTCCCTGGTGATCATCGTGGTCTCCGGGGTGTTCATTGGCATGGTGCTGGCGTTGCAGGGCTTCAATATCCTCTCCAGCTACGGTTCGGAGCAGGCGGTGGGGCAGATGGTCGCCCTGACACTGTTGCGTGAGCTGGGGCCAGTGGTCACTGCCTTGCTGTTTGCCGGGCGCGCAGGTTCAGCGCTCACCGCCGAGATCGGCAACATGAAGTCCACCGAGCAGCTGTCCAGCCTGGAAATGATCGGCGTGGACCCGCTCAAGTACATTGTTGCCCCGCGCCTGTGGGCCGGCTTCATTTCCCTGCCACTGCTGGCGATGATCTTCAGCGTGGTCGGTATCTGGGGCGGTTCGTGGGTGGCGGTGGACTGGCTGGGCGTCTACGACGGCTCCTACTGGGCCAACATGCAAAACAGCGTGACCTTCAGCGGTGACGTGCTCAACGGCATCATAAAGAGCATCGTCTTCGCCTTTGTAGTGACCTGGATCGCCGTATTCCAAGGCTATGACTGTGAGCCCACTTCAGAAGGGATCAGTCGCGCCACCACCAAGACCGTTGTGTACGCCTCGCTGGCGGTACTGGGCCTTGACTTCATTTTGACCGCCTTGATGTTTGGAGATTTCTGA